cttgagaATGAAGGCAATGCCTGGTAAAAAACCTATAGCTGCAGTCATGGGACTGGTGAATTCTCTAAAAACGTAGAACGAAAAAAACCAATAAGCCAACTTTTCGTTCTTCATTATATTCATTCACGTTCAGGTTGTACTCTGTCTTTTTAACTGTGTTTTCCACTTGTTGGGTTAAAATGTAGTTTTGCACATTAAATTTggtacctttttttttcaaggacaTTCAGATGTGCTGCTATTGGTAAAGCACATTGATAATAGATAAATAAATGCCATAGTGAGCTCCTTGTCAATGAGAAGAGGGCTTCCTCCACTATTTCTATATGTACCTTTACAGCCCTTACCCTCCAATTAATTGGTATAGTGTTTTAATGTTTATATTATTTGTTTGTCGGCTATTTCAGGGGAGATGCAGCTTCATCTTCAAGCCATGGTCAACTTGTTGCGGGACGAAGATGTTCTCAGACTTGTAAGATTCTTGTAGCTTACAGTACAATTCCATTTCTTGACACAAACCAAcagttcaatttgtttttccaacaaagtaaagcaaaaaaaGGGTCAGTGGTTTATTTTTCAAGCTTATGTTGTTAACCAAAAGAGAGGTTCATTGTCTTTATTGAGTGAACATCTCTTTCTCTGCTTTGTGGTTAGTTTGCATAGATGTTATTAAGTCAAAAGTTGTGCTTCATTCCTGTATGGATAGTACCAATAGTCTGACAAACCCAAAGGAATTCCTTCATGCTGTCCTTACTCTGTTCTTTACTTCCTAAGATTGGTCTTGTTTTGTAGGTTATCAGACTTGAAAGTCAATACCCAAACAGAATTCGTTACTTGACAATTGTATCGGCCTTTGGCCCTGATGAAGAGGAACAAAGTATTGTCATGGGTGTGGACTGGATAGACAAGTAAGAACACTCCTTGTTGTTCAAGATGAACTGTTGTCCACTCTTGAAAGTGAAAACTTGCAAAAACGAGTGCTTTACTTCAGGACCAGTTCACTGGACTTGAAAATGAAGAACTTTATTGCTTTTTGAGAAAGTAACGGTTTTAGTACTTTTATATCACCCCTTGAATGAGGTAATCTCTTTTCAACTAACAAACACATGTAAATAGTCAGGGTATTTCCCTTGATATGAAATGTATTCAGTAGTTAATATACGTACCAATCAATTCAAAGCTGATCACTTTTTAGACGTCTGTAAAATTTGAATCAATACAATGGGTAGAAACAAAAGGcagtttaaaattttattgataGTGCTTTCAACAAGCTCTCAACAGTTTCATTTACAAAGGTGTTCAATATGAATTTTTGTCTTCATTCAGAGCCACCATTGGACTTGTGGTCCCACTTTACAGAGACACAACTATCAAGCTTGATGGTGATGGGTGAGTATGCTGCCATAATCTCAGCCTTGACATAGTTTGCCATTAAACTTAGTActgtgcttttgtttatttcaacAGTGGCTTCAAGATGACGTCTGCagataaaacaaatattttcaaaCCAATTTCTGTTCAAACTATGTGGTGAGTTTTTCTTGGACAATACGAATCATGTTGGTCATTTTGGGGTTTCATTTTGGAACATGCAAATTTGGTGTAAGTGAAACAACCACCATGCTAACGTTACAGTAAGTCACAGGTTAAAAGAAGGGCAGGGAACCAACCAACCTGACCCCCCTCTACAGTGTCAACAAATTTATATGGTGTAATTtctatatacatacatatattcAAATGGGCTTTTTACAAGGGTTGTGTGAACAGTGAAGGGTTGTTAGACAGGGCCTACTGTTTAAAGTCCTTATCCCACAAGACTTAAAAGGCTAACCATTTGCTGGTGTAATTACCAAGGCAGTTATTTTAAGTGCCCGAGTATTGGTCAGGCTGGAGTGGAACTCACAACTTCCTGCATGGCAgcctgatgctcaaccaactgagtcaCCGGTTGCACTGGTGATCTCATCCCTTCATTTAACACAACTCCTTCTTGCCTTCAGTTGCAGGTATTCAATATTGTCAGAGTGAATTAATATTTTTGATGAAATTGTTATCCAGGACTGCCCTACAGTGGATTCACAAGTGCAATGACATTGCcagaaaaaacaattatttctacCCCAATGGTCCATCACATGCATGGGTTCAATATTACTACAGGAAAACTACATCAAACAGAATCTGCTTGAATGAATGGTAAGATATCCTCAatcttttgtgttttatttgcCTCCCACTTCAGTCACCACAGATTATAGATTACAGGACAACGTAATGTGACAATTTCATGATCATGAGGCAGTGTGACTGAGCAGTTGGGAAGCTGGACTGTAGATCTGGTGATCCTGATTTCAAGTCCCGCTCTAGCCACTGGCTGGATTTGAaccaggtagtccctggttgaACTCCTTGGCTCCACTTgtaatagccaactggtctgacTACTGTCAGTAGGGATTCCTGGCCTGTGTGGTTCATTTGTTGTATTCTGTTGATATTTGTACAGTAGGTGCCCATCAGCCTGTGGCTTCCTATTATCAACCTACTTATCGaataaataatgatgatgattactATTATTTCAAATAtgataatcatcatcatcatcataacaaCATAAATTTTATCTTATTCACTCCAGTCAgatcattgaaaatataatTTGGACTGATGTAGGTTCAGTGaagttgaaattattttttttgccattcCACAACAGGCATCAAATGGAAGATATTTTAATAGCCAAAAGACCTGAATCACCCGTTGGAACCAGGTAAAGCAGTTCAACCTTTGAAAATGATTGTTTTGAAAATCGCAGGTTTAAATTATTATTCCAGTGTGATTCTCTTTGTCTCCCAAgcctaattattattgttcattgtcaggattgaaatggaaattaaaaactaaaatggaaaataaaactatGCATACATGTACCATAAATATTGATGTGctttttataataattgttgtcCTCTTAAATCTATCTTGCAGTCCTGAAAAAGAACTAATCATGAAGCTTATTCGGCACAAAGTTAGAGAGGTGAGAATTTCATTTCACGGTgttgaaggaagaaaaaaaaaataacagacTGAACAACAAAGAAAGTTATAACATAATATAATATTAAAACTTTGCCTTTTCCTTTATTTATTAAAAAGTATAAGTGCTTCCTCCTTGACAGCCaaacataataattttattccCTTCCctccttattattattttctttttgtgattcAATGTAAGATGCTTTAGATGTCActcgttgttgtaaataatattgTACATTTATGTATATTGTTtttactttgtttatttattaccATTTATTTGTAATCTACTTTGCCAGTTCACTTCTATATATAGATATGTATACAGTGTATATTTTTCCTTTCATGTACCATAATTCCTGTGGGAGTGGCCATCTCAAAATCATTTTTTACTATGGCCATTATAAAGCGCTTTTTCACTCTTTCTCACTCATGTCTAATAAGTTGTTTTTCCTGCCTTGTTTAATTGTCTTTCCATGTATTTTCTTTAATAGTGCATAATAAGTAATCTTGAATCTTACTCATTATCtgcattaataattttttttccaagggaATCATTTaactttttcaatttcatttgtaGATTATGACGAAAGTTGACCTTGAAGAAGTGACGTGTAGACAGGTAACTAGCAGTAGCTTTAGTCAATACTAGCTACTTAATAACTGAGAGTGAGGTCGTTACGGGTAAGGcctcaaactgaggccttgcaATATTGACCGAGTGATAATGGGGTCAATACGGTAAGCTGGGGTTTGAGATTTTCCTGTAACTACCAAACGGTCGAGGTTATTAAATTGTTTATGatatggcaccaacaacaaaaatttcagacaaaaattagatgtttttttaattaccttttgctttgtttttgtaaGCCTGTAATCGGCACGTAggcattacgggagaataatgccctacaattcagtcacaattagctaatcaaaacgcgcgttatatcggctacaaacacaagccatataataaaccCCTATATTAAGGTTATGATAAAATGATAATAcctaattaataataattattgttataattttgttattgataAAAGTAAATCAAATGACTTTTTTATACTGCTCAGTTGTATTATGCATGTATGTAGCTGtttgcttttcattttgaagGTGCGGACAATGCTAGAGGAGGACACACAAATGGAGCTAAAAGAGTATCGCTCATTTATTGACGAAGAAATGATCACCATTCTTGGTCAGATGGATTCTGCATCCCACATATTTGATCATGTTTACCTTGTAAGTAGACCCATTATAATATTAATACAACCAGAAAACAATAGTTTTTACTAGAGCTTCCACcctattttaattttagttttcttGACCAAGTGAAGTTGTTTCTTGAGAGGTAATGTCAAATGTAAAGACATAAAGAAACATTTGCTTGTAATTTGATTGTAGTGGATCCAGTCCCTTATCTGCAGTTGTGCTTTGTGCTTTTGAAAGTGTACACTGTATATGTACATCACTAAGAAAGATAATTTTTTAGTGACAGAGGGGGAGACTTTGAAAACTGGCTTTCGCAAAATAATGTCTTATTCTTTTCTTCTCTGATGTAGCATTTTCCATATTTACCAACAATTCAATGCAGAAACTATGTGTTAAGTGTAATTGGTCATCAATACCAACACCTCTTATTATGTATGAAATGTGGATTAGCATTGAATGCACCCGTGCATGTAAATGATGCAAGAGTTCTTGCTACCTAGTTTCCAGtttctttcttcttcctctCCCCTGGAGTGGGAAGGGGAGaaaagagaccctgggaacaaggttggagTTCTCATAGCTTCCAACCAGCTTTACTGAGAGCGCGGGTTCCAGTCCTCTGCCTTGAAATCAGAAAATCTTTTCAGTGGTTCCTTTACCCGTTCCCAAGCAACTGTCATTTACATCTCTGGCCATGTTTGCTCAGGGTCTCTGATGGAGAGTTCATTACACATGGATAAGCATGTCAGGTAAAAGCTTCTTTAACAAGTTTTTCTttaccttttcttctttttgttgtaGGGTTCTGACTGGAATGCTTCTAATTTGGAAGAACTGAAGGAAAATCGGTAACTTTTGGTGCAGTCACTTATACTTGCTCGTGTTCTGTTTGCAAATTATTGTCGTTTGTTCAGCTCACTGGTTTATGTTTCCAACAGAGTTGGTTATATTCTCAACATCACAAGAGAGGTGGACAACTTTTTTCCTGGAACCTTCTATTACTACAATATCAGGTACttgaaatgtataaaaataattatgtgtATAGTTTCTAGATTCAATTGCTTAGTTTCATACTGTCAGAAAACCACCCGCAATATTTTGTATGAAGGGTGAAACCAAACTTCTGAGTTTGTGTTTTGGGTTtatatgtggctaaatgtaatttaggcaaagtcaATCTCAAGTCAATGCGTCCAGCGGTCTTTCCTACAAATCTGCATGCGGGTTGGCCCGCAGGTGTTTGCCTTGCCCTGTGCTGACGAATCAGCCTTATTCACTATCTGCTGTTTCTCTGCCATCATAGCGGTTTTTATACATTGCTTCGCTATCAAATTTACTAGCTTGCCCTTTCCACCCTCGTTGCAAGTCAGACCCCGTTAAATACAGTGTTAGGTAAGTATTTCCACTGAATTTCCTTCAGTATGACGGTGCTGGTTGGTGGCCATTGGCAGGGCTGGTTGCGGCTGACAAGGTCGCCTTCCTGCTGTGCCTCATACTAGCGTGGGATCCCCACCAACCTTTCATGGCAcaagttcccaagctcatctattggcgatcAGTTAAATTGTCTCTTTGCTTGTGTGAGGTGCATTGACTTCTCACAAACGTTAAATATGCATCCTAATTGTAAAATATTCTTTTTGTTTCAGAGTTTATGATCTGGAGGAAACTGAATTGCTTCATCATTGGGAAAACACCTACAAATTCATTCAGAAAGCCAAGTATGTACGCACTCTAATAAGCTTATACATTTAATGTTGTTAACTTCTGCGTGCCTTTGGAAGTTAGGTTGGCTGTACGATCGCCAACTCTCACGTTAGTGATCTTCCACTCTAACTGGAGAGTGTTTCCCTGGGTTTTATGTTGTAAAAAATCGACTCTCTGGACACACATGTCATCTTATGCTGAACAATGCGCAATGTGAAACATTGTTCCGCATTGAATGTGTACCGTTTAGCTGTGCAATGATGAAGCATTTAGGGCGTCTCCTTTGATAGTGCTTCAGTGCTGTAACTGTCTCTCTGTTCTTCtgtatttttcatttgtgcgctttctttttctcttctcaCACTTCAGTCCTCTTTTATTCAGTCCCTGGACTTCAATTTTTCTTAGCTCTGCTTAACCCCATTGCCAGTATTGCAAGTAAGATACCTTTGGTCGAGTCATTTGTTTGTCGCGTTTTAAAATATACTATTAAATTGGCTCAGTGATATCTGCCCCCATTCGGTGGAAAGTCGTTGATTTCATTAAATATAGCTCTTTACACAATTTGACGTCACATTATTGCGTCGGACAAGTTGTTGAACGCCTGCTAATCCAGATTGTATGACGATTGTTGTAAGCTCTTGAGACACGCACGAAGCATCCCTGTAGGTTTTGCAGCGAAGAATGACATGATCGTTAAAGGGAGTCAGGAATAAGATCAGTTTTGTGGTATGACATCAAACAGACTCCGTAATCTTTGATATCGAATAGtatattatttaatttttgtgtttatttACTTTGTCAGAAATGCTGGTTCCAATGTTCTAGTTCACTGTAGAATGGGTATCAGCCGTTCAGCTTCAACGGTAACTTGATTATTGCAATGCTATCCACGTATCGATACTCCTACCTTAACTGTTACGTGGCTTCCTCTTCGCTCTACCTTTCGAGGTACTGGCTTGGTCCGTTGAGGAAACATCAGAGAATACTTAGAGGCTTCCTTTGAAACTGGACTGACTGGAAAGATCACAGAAATAAATGCCTTTTTTTTCGGTTTAGGTTATTGCCTACGGTATGAAGGAGTATGGCTGGTCTTTGGGGGATACCATGAAACATGTCAAAGCTCGAAGAAGCATTGTTCAACCAAATCAAGGATTTTGGAAACAGCTTGTAACATATGAGGGGATATTGAATTCCAGGTAAATGAGCTTATTGCACTTGATGTCCGTACTCTGGCTATAGAAGAAAGGTGTAAAACAAATCCTGTGGGCCAAGTTTTGAAGTGAGAGCTGTACATGCTGTAAAGCGGGGTTTAATGCTGGGAAAGTGCCCTTGTTAGTGACGCTTTTCTTATTGTCTTTTTCGCAGTAAACAGCGCTATAACAAGTTGTTTACAAATAGGCCTGAGCCAGGTGACCTAGAAAATACAGGGGAGGGAAAAAAGCTTGGAAACAATTCAAACGTAACAACAGAGCAACTGATCAGAGCTGAAGGCAAAGAGAATGTATACGAATTCCCAATCGAGACTACAGCGGAAAAGACTGGCGAAGGAATTTCGACTCACTCGGGAGGTTCTCAGATGCTTACcgaaaataatttgaaagcaTTTGATTCTACCACCCCGTTACTTGAAGACATTGAAGGCGGTTCTACAGAGGCAATGGCTTCTTCACTGGCAAATCCAAACCTTAAATCAAATTTGTTTATCGGGGAGACAGAGTCTTCAAGTGAAACTGAAAAGACTTTGCTTCACCGAGTGCGTTCAGTGCCATCCTTATCACGAGAAGAAGCAAACAACCAAGAATCAAATATTGGAACAACTGGTGGCAATTTTAAAAGATCCAACTCCATGAGAGAGCGCGGAACAAAAAGCGAAGAACAACTCCGCACAGTTATGGAACGAAAATCTGCTAGTGATGAGAATGTGACAGAGTTTGGTTGGGGTAAAAAAGGGGTCAATGAATCTGATGCACATAAAGATCTACAACAACAATTACATAGTGGTCTTGAAAGAGGGTTTGTAAAACGCGAATCGAAGAAGTTCGAAGCAGGAGTCTACAGTACATGTGCAACCGCTGTTCCACTGACAGAGGACAGACCTGAGAGAGAAGTTGTCAAGGACGATAATGTGTGCGAAGGTACATTGAGCGAAAGCTCACTTGGTGAAGAACCAGAGCCTGGATTAGTAAAAAAGCATAAGGAGGAATATGAACTTAAACACAATGAGAGTCTAAAAAGAGGCGCTCTGCTTCAGCGAACTAATAGTGGTGAAAGAAGCAGCTTGAAACGTGAGAAACGTGAAATGCTGGCTGATTCTGTGTCCAGTAAAGCTGAGGAAACACCTGAAGGTGAACAAATTCGTCAACCTAACATTGACGTGTTAATGCAAAAGGTCAACGAGGACATGCAGAAGGAAGTATCAATTGCACGAATGTCAAAGAAGGGACTTGAGCTAGGAGAGAAACAAGCGGGACAACCGGTGCATCTAGAAAGCTTGGGTAGAGTTTCAACTGAAGTCCGCAGCGGAGGAGCCACGTGGTACGAGAAACTGACAAACGATCTGCTATTGAGGGATCTGCAGTCAACACAGGTATCTGTTGAGTGCTCGGAAACGTCGATGGCCGAAAAGGGAAATGAAGATTCAGTGAACGAAACTGATGGTCAAAGGCAGGAAAGAGTTCAGCAAGATGATGTCTCAAGATCAAAAGAGCAAAGAGAGACATCAAACAAACATGATTATGAAAGCATTTCGCAGCGGGGCTTAGTTAAACGTCACACTCTTTTGATTGAAGAAAGATTGCAGCCAATAGATCAAATGTCTCAAAAACAAGATGGTGGCAAAGGTGAAACAGAGAGCGGACAGAAAATTGACTTTGAAGAGAATTTTGGACCAGTGGCAATCATAGGAGAGGCGAGGGATTCAACCACGAAATTCCTTGTTGAGGAAGACAAGAACTCTTTTTTAGAAGTGACTGTAAGAGATGGAGACACTGACACTGATGAATTGCCCAAACCTGCGGGAGACAGTGAGGAAAAAGACATCCCTCAAAAAGGGTTGGTGAAACGCCACACGCTCCTGATCGAAGGAAAACTTAATCCTTTGGAACAATTAAACGATCCTGGAGATGAAGGAAACAAAGATAACGAAGCAGGACAAGAGTCTCATTTAGAAATAGTATTGGATATGACTGCTGAGACAAAGGCGTCAGAAAAAGAGAGCATCACTGCAGAACGAAATCACAGACAGGAACTATCTCAGGATAGGCAAGATAAAGGTAGCGAAGAGGACTATGAAAGCATGCTTCATAAGGGATTAGTAAAGCGACACACGTTAATGATTGAGGGAAAGCTGCAACCCCAACCGACTCAAGAAATAGCAGATGGAACGAAGGATGAACACTTGGTTCACGAAACAATTATTCAGTCACATTTAGAGACAGAGTCAAGAGGGACAATTGAGGATTCAGAGCAGAAACAGTCGAATATTGGACAACTGGACACTTGCGATCAAGAAAAGAGAACTCTACAAATAGGACATACGGGCGGTACAGAGGAAAGCGAGCGAGAAGCGATATGCGAACTGGATACAGACCTTCCAGCGCAGAAGGGTCTTGTGAAACGACATACTCTATTGATAGAAGGAAAACTGCCGTCATCAGATCAAGCcgccaaagaagaagaagacagcCAAGTAAAAGAAGGAGCTGTTAAGCAAGGAATATGTGGGTCTGTTAATCAACAGAGCTATCTCATTGAGCGGGAAAGCAAATTTAAATCCGAAGATGGAGAAGGAAATGGGAACGAACTCAGTGCATCGGGTTTGGTGAAGCGAGAGAAAATGCGTATTGAAGAAAGAGTTAATCCTACAGCGAGTGAAGTGCTATTAACCAGACAAGAAGTGGAAATGGAAACTGACAACTGTGACACTGGAACTAAGTCTGCCAGCGGGGATTGTGAAACCTGTGGagacgaaaaagaaaacaacgacGATGATTCAACGGAAGGTCTAGTGgaagaaaaggagaaagaggAAGTTGGTGTGGACACTTCAAGTGTGGTGCGTGTAAAAGACCACACCCAACACTTGGAAGGCATCATTCGCGTAACGACAACTCCAAAGGATACAGAAAAACGGAACGAGCGAACATTCGAAGAGAACTTTCATGACTCAAACACCGAGTCAGCTAAAAATGCCTGTGTTCCGAGATCATGTTCAGACGATCAAATTGCGCAACGAACCGAAGCTAGCTCATCGGAAGGTCTCCTTGAAGACGTTTTGAGTGAAAGTGCCGTCAATATAGCGCTGATCAAAGCCCAGGAAAGTCTAGATTTAGAACACGAATCGTTTGTTGATTGGGATGTTGCAAACGTCAAGCAGAGAACTCGAGTTTTTGAAGAAATTGTGCGGcattttaataatgataataacgaTGAAGACCAGATTCGGCGATTCCAATCAATCGCAAGGACAGTTCATCCATCCGATAAACATCCTCTGCGTCGTCGATCCTTTTCGGACGTAACGGAAATTGTTTCGTCAAGCTCCGGTCGAGAGATCGGCTATACTATTCAGTTTAGTAATGGCGAATCCTCAACCTCTTCTTCACTTCCATCTGATTGGAAACCTCTTCGACAAAGGCAGCAGAGTGAGGGCTGCAAAGAGCGAAAAACAACCGGGGCTTCATCGCCAGAAATGTACAAGGAAGGTGAACAAATTCACAAAAATACCGTGGAACTGATACATTTTGGCAATGTGGAACAAAATGATGCTTTTGATGTCAAGGAGAGGATTCAAATTCTTGACTCTAAGAATGGGAGAAACATCAGCAGCGTTAGGTAACGATCAACGCAGCTAAGACTCGTCAAGATTCTGATTTCAGAAATTTTTAATTATGAAAATAATTTGTGCCCAGAAATATTAGATCGAGTATCTGACATTCTTAATTGAGTTTTTTTAGGCAAAGATATGTTTTCATGGTTGTTATTCCACAAGACAAATAGAATCTCTTGTCCAATGTACTTGATGAGTCACTTAATCTTTGCAAAAAAAGACAGTGTCACGCTATTtagactgaaaaaaaagaaaaacaacaacaaatgtcAAGGGGATACTTTGGTTTCAAAAAACCGATAGCCGAGAATGATAAAGAAGGTAACGAATTGTAAGAAAACAGTGATCCCCTTACCTTTGTAATCAGAACACGTTAGATATCATCGATCGTCAAAACCTTCTGTGGCTGACTTGTATTCCCAATATTCATTTGAActgacaaaatttcaaccctgcgGTGGCTGCTTTTTACGGATCACTGGTTGGGCTTCGTATTTTGGCGAAAAATTTCCAAGTTCACAAAAGCGAGGGAGCTTGTCCGCATTTTAAAGCACTTTCAGTTGACGTTAGAAACCTTAAATAAACCGGACCTCGTCTTGCATAAGCCCCCTCCAAAATGTAGCAAGGAATTTGAGTTTGACACTTCAATTTGTTAACTGaatagtgtattgttttttaaGTGAGATTGTACATAATTGACGGacaattttgaataaatactaTTTATTGAACAAACACCTTCCTCTAACAGACTGTGAAGCCCTGTTGTGATAAAAAGTTTTAATCGTTACTTAGCAAACAAACAGTattaccatacatattctcatCATTGCTTTCTCTAGGGCTTTATTGTTGTGTCATAACCAAGTTAAGGACATTTTGCATTCACTAGTTGCGGATACAGTACTATTTCGCAAGAatacctttaaaaaaaaaggggagAGATGCATCCAGTCCAAGCATGCGCAGTACTCGTTATTCAGTACAATGTCCACGGTTGTGCTTGCTTCATTGAAAGCAGCGACGAAATCTGTGGGTCGTTTTTATACAACGCTCAAGCAACTTCTTTGTACATGTAAGTCGCTTACTGTAACAAGGAAAATTTAGATAGCTGTATACGTTTCAAATATCGATAAAGTTACTGATTAAATTCTTAAAGTTTACCAAAAGTGACCAGCATTTAAGGCTCCTGTCAATCTCTCTCTCTATAGTCTTTGTAACCTTAGTTCTCCCAAATGATTCCAATTTCTTGTATAACGTAAACCGAAGATAAAGGGTTGATTCGGTCCTTATCTGCAACTTTATGCAGACGGTATACATTGTACTGCAGCGTTTAATGCGACAACAGAAAATAGATACAACTACCCTTATTTAGTTAGTTACTTTAGAATGTGATATACAACtaatccgttttttttttcttaaacggAAATCCATCAGTAACTGGTATATTTAGCGCGCTCTTGTTTGGCTAATTTGCAGGACAGACACAAACTTCAATTCATGCAAGCTGTTGGCATGATGTGCCTTGGTGTCAAGAGTGTAAAATTTCCAGCCAATGAAATCTCGAATCTCATGTCAGTAGCCAAGGAGCGTGCGAGAGTTGTTGTTTACGAGAACTTGCGCCAGTTTGAATAGAAGTCATATATTTTCGTATTTACTCATTGATTTTCGTGTTTCTTTCCCTTTGGCCGAGTTATGGACCcctttttattttaaatcaaATTGTCCAGTTAATATTACACTGTATATAGGGTAGATACTCGGGTTCCCTTTTCTAACTAGCTGGAAAGGGGTAAGAGGAAGCGCACGTGGGTTTCACTGGCCTCGCTGCCAACCCACAGTGTCCCTTTACTGGAAATAAGAGGGATGTTGCCTCAACGATTGTTCCAActttcaacacaatttcaaattACTTGGAGTGTCATTTTTCTTCCCTGAGCTCTTGAATTTAACAGCACCGTGTCCAGCCACCAAAGAAGACTGAAGACCAGCAAACTCCTCGCAGTTGTGTTGGTTTTACAAAATGTGTCCTATCGCCTTCACCAAGGGCTTGTATCAGTATCGATTGCCACGCAGTT
The Acropora muricata isolate sample 2 chromosome 3, ASM3666990v1, whole genome shotgun sequence genome window above contains:
- the LOC136912059 gene encoding uncharacterized protein isoform X3: MQLHLQAMVNLLRDEDVLRLVIRLESQYPNRIRYLTIVSAFGPDEEEQSIVMGVDWIDKATIGLVVPLYRDTTIKLDGDGGFKMTSADKTNIFKPISVQTMWTALQWIHKCNDIARKNNYFYPNGPSHAWVQYYYRKTTSNRICLNEWHQMEDILIAKRPESPVGTSPEKELIMKLIRHKVREIMTKVDLEEVTCRQVRTMLEEDTQMELKEYRSFIDEEMITILGQMDSASHIFDHVYLGSDWNASNLEELKENRVGYILNITREVDNFFPGTFYYYNIRVYDLEETELLHHWENTYKFIQKAKNAGSNVLVHCRMGISRSASTVIAYGMKEYGWSLGDTMKHVKARRSIVQPNQGFWKQLVTYEGILNSSKQRYNKLFTNRPEPGDLENTGEGKKLGNNSNVTTEQLIRAEGKENVYEFPIETTAEKTGEGISTHSGGSQMLTENNLKAFDSTTPLLEDIEGGSTEAMASSLANPNLKSNLFIGETESSSETEKTLLHRVRSVPSLSREEANNQESNIGTTGGNFKRSNSMRERGTKSEEQLRTVMERKSASDENVTEFGWGKKGVNESDAHKDLQQQLHSGLERGFVKRESKKFEAGVYSTCATAVPLTEDRPEREVVKDDNVCEGTLSESSLGEEPEPGLVKKHKEEYELKHNESLKRGALLQRTNSGERSSLKREKREMLADSVSSKAEETPEGEQIRQPNIDVLMQKVNEDMQKEVSIARMSKKGLELGEKQAGQPVHLESLGRVSTEVRSGGATWYEKLTNDLLLRDLQSTQVSVECSETSMAEKGNEDSVNETDGQRQERVQQDDVSRSKEQRETSNKHDYESISQRGLVKRHTLLIEERLQPIDQMSQKQDGGKGETESGQKIDFEENFGPVAIIGEARDSTTKFLVEEDKNSFLEVTVRDGDTDTDELPKPAGDSEEKDIPQKGLVKRHTLLIEGKLNPLEQLNDPGDEGNKDNEAGQESHLEIVLDMTAETKASEKESITAERNHRQELSQDRQDKGSEEDYESMLHKGLVKRHTLMIEGKLQPQPTQEIADGTKDEHLVHETIIQSHLETESRGTIEDSEQKQSNIGQLDTCDQEKRTLQIGHTGGTEESEREAICELDTDLPAQKGLVKRHTLLIEGKLPSSDQAAKEEEDSQVKEGAVKQGICGSVNQQSYLIERESKFKSEDGEGNGNELSASGLVKREKMRIEERVNPTASEVLLTRQEVEMETDNCDTGTKSASGDCETCGDEKENNDDDSTEGLVEEKEKEEVGVDTSSVVRVKDHTQHLEGIIRVTTTPKDTEKRNERTFEENFHDSNTESAKNACVPRSCSDDQIAQRTEASSSEGLLEDVLSESAVNIALIKAQESLDLEHESFVDWDVANVKQRTRVFEEIVRHFNNDNNDEDQIRRFQSIARTVHPSDKHPLRRRSFSDVTEIVSSSSGREIGYTIQFSNGESSTSSSLPSDWKPLRQRQQSEGCKERKTTGASSPEMYKEGEQIHKNTVELIHFGNVEQNDAFDVKERIQILDSKNGRNISSVR